In the Silvanigrella aquatica genome, TGAAAATGCTTTTACATCAGGGATTACTACATGGAGATTGTATTACGGCAACTGGTGAAACTCTTGCTGAAAATTTAAATAAAGTACCAGATTTATCCCGCGATCAAAAAATAATTCATTCTTTTGAGAATCCCATTAAACAAACGGGTCATTTGCAAATATTAAAAGGAAATTTAGCACCTGAGGGCGCGGTAGCAAAGGTAACTGGCAAGGAGGGGCTTCATTTTAGAGGAAAAGCGAGAGTTTTCAATTCCGAAGAAGAAATGCTAGCCGCTCTGGAAAAAAGAAAAATTTTTAAAGGTGATGTTGTTGTCATTCGTTACGAAGGTCCGAAAGGGGGGCCTGGCATGCCTGAAATGCTTGGTCCCACTTCGGCAATTATGGGAGCAGGGCTTGGGAAAGATGTTGCCTTGATAACTGATGGAAGACTTTCGGGTGGTTCCCACGGCTTTATTATTGGCCATATTTCACCTGAAGCGCAGGTGGGAGGTCTCATAGCACTTGTTGAAGATGATGATTATATTACAATTGATATTGATGAAAATTTAATTCATCTTGAAGTGTCTGAGGAACTTTTACAAAAAAGAAAATCGGTGTGGAAAATGCCAGAGTACAAAGTAATACAAGGTACCTTATACAAATATATTAAAAATGTTTCTTCGGCGAGTATGGGATGTATAACTGATGCTTAAAAGAAAAATTAAGAAATGAGTTTTTTAACCGCTTCTAGTAAAACTTCAGGTTTAAATGGTTTGATAATCCAGCCACTTGCACCCGCTTTTTTTGCCTGCTGAACCATTTCGTTTGCGCCTTCTGTTGTCAATATTAAAATAGGAGGATGAGGAAGGCTTGCGTTACTATTGATAGCGGCAACCATGGCCAATCCGTCCATATTCGGCATATTGATATCGCTTACAATGGCTTTGACATCTGTATTGGCTTTTAATTTTTCAATGCCATCTAAACCATCGACGGCTTCTATGACCTCAAAACCACCTTTTGACAATGTAAAATTCACTTGTTGACGTATTGTTTTTGCATCGTCCACAATTAAAACTTTGTTACTCATTATCAATTTTCCCCATTCAAATGAAAAAAACGTTTATGAAAAACAATTTCAATAAAGCATTTTTAATAAAATTTTATCTATTACCAATGTACAACTAAATATAAGGAGTACAATAGGCAAAATATTTCAAAAAATTTGCCAAATTTTTGTATCAAAAATAAGTTCTCTTTTTCAAATAAATTAAATTGTGTAGTCTAAAATGGAAAAGATTTAATTTTGGGAGAGTGAAATTGCCTAAAAACGAAAAAAGCAGATTAAATGATTTAAAAAGATATAAGGTACTAGATACCCCTCCCGAATTTCATTTTGATGAACTAACAAAACTAGCTTCCTTAATTTGTGACACGCCCATTGCACTCATTTCTCTAGTTGATGAAGAAAGGCAATGGTTTAAATCTAAAGTAGGGTTGGAAGTTAATGAAACACCTAGGGATGTTTCATTTTGTTCTCATGCCATTGAGCAGGATAAGGAATTTATAGTTGAAGATGCATTAAATGATGCACGATTTAAAGATAATCCTTTAGTATTAGAAGAACCAAAAATCAGATTTTATGCGGGGATACCGCTTAAAAGCAGCAATGGCTATAACATTGGAACTCTTTGTGTTATTGATAAAAAAGAAAGAAAACTTGATGAGAGACAAATTGAAATTCTGAAATCACTTTCAAAACAGGCTATGAATTATATTGAAATGTATAAGAAAATTTTTGAAATGTTGCATGTTAAAAATTCATTAATTCAAGCTGAAAGAATAAATTCAGCTTTAAATTTAGCGGCAGGCATATCACATGAGATTAATAATCCCTTAGCTATTATGCTAGGAAAATTAGAAATACTTAAAGAACGCGTTAATGAAGATGAGGTTATTGAAAAAGAAGAGCTATTAAAGGATTTTTCGAGCATTGCAAACGCAGGGACCCGTATTACAAAAATTGTTAAAGGCCTTAGGATGTTTTCTCAATGTGATGAAAATGAAGCCTTTGGAAAGGCTAAATTTTCAGAAATTTGGGAAAGTATCCTGATGATTTGTGAAAAAAGAATTAAAGATAAGGGTATTGATTTAAAAATAGATGAGTATCCGAATATTTTAATTCATTGTAAATTTATAAATATTTGCCATGCCATTTACAATATAATTATTAATGCTTTTGATTCTATAAAGCACTTAGACACAAAATGGATTCATATTAAATTTATTGAAGATTTAAAAAATAATAATATCAATATAAGAATTATTGATAGTGGAAATGGTATACCTCCTAATATAAAAGAAAAAATGATGGAGCCCTTTTTTTCAACTAAAGAAATTAATGTTTCGAAAGGATTAGGATTAAGTATTGCAAGAGGAATTTTTGAAGAAAACAAAGGAAAATTAAATTATGATGAAAAGTGTCAAAATACCTGTTTTGTAATTACTCTGCCCTTTATCAAAAAATAAAAAAAATTATGATTTTATTGGTTACCATTAATAATATGATATAAATTAAAAAATTTTATTTGCCTTTTCTTAAAATCATTGTAGATTAATTAATCTTGAAAAAGATTGCTTCTTATTAATATAAATTAAATTACAGGATATTTTTATGAAAAAATTTATTATTTTGATTCTCAGATTTTTTGTAATTTATTTCTTATTTGAAAGTAAAAATATATATTCAAATGCGATATTCCCTCATCCTAGATCAATAGTATTTGTTGATAATCAACTGCCAAATGATACACAAAGTCAATATCAAAATCAAGAAGTCACTTTTGTGTTCTGTTATTCTCCGTATTATAATAATTGGTACTGGCTTAAAGATGATTCAGGAAAATATATTAAAGTCATGGGATTATGGAAAAATAAGAAAATAAAAGGACACAGTTTTAGGTATTTTTTATTAAATAAAAGTAGCTATGATAGAGTTAATTTTTTAGAATCTAAATGTACTAAAATGTTTGGAGATATGTACCACATTGCACAACCTTCTGACGGAAATTTTCATGCATCATGGCATCCCTTTGCATTTGATGATGATACCTTTGCTAAAGGTCGTATTGATTTATATTATCAGTATTTCAAACATAAAAACATAGTTCAATTTACATTTACTATTTTTGACCACATGCTAAAAAATTCCTCACTCTATATTACGACTCAGCAAATTGAAAAAATGATTGATAAAAATATTCAAGAGAAAATTCAATGCCTATTTAGCGAAAATAAAGACTACTGCTAATTTTTCACTATCAAATTCTTGCATGAGGCAATTATTGCCTTTCAAACTTCTCATTAATTCTATTTTATCGACGATGACAATTACAAATAAATTTAGAATAAGGTTGTCATAAATGGATGAGGACTTTGAAAAAGAATTGCGGAATACTTTTTTCCAGGAAGCCGATATTAATACAGAAGAATCGGAAGAAGTCTATTTGCAATTCAGTGAAAATACTCCCATGGATTTATTATCGAGAAGCTTTCGCCTTGCCCATAATTTAAAGGGAAGCGCAAAGGCTGTGGGCTTTGCTAAAATTGCTGATATTCTACATCATTTAGAATCCTTGCTATTGCGACTTAAGAAAAAAGAATTAGAAATTAATAATAATATTATCAATACACTTCTTAAAACAAACGATAAATTAAAGGAAATGATCTCAAATTATAAAATAAATATGGATTATAATCCTGATATTTCAGAAATAATACATGAAATTTCAAATATAATACATCAGGAAAATAAAGAACTGACAAATGATCAAGCTTCTAATGTAGTTATAGAAAGCATTGAAAAACAATCAGATGAAGAATTGCAGCCTAATCAGGAATTTGGATTTTTTGCAAAAAATGAACCATCCAAAAGTCCAAAAAATGAAATTCATAAGGTTAAAAAAGATATTACTGATGATGTCATTAGAATTCCACTTGTAAAAATTGAAAAGTTGCAAAACTACGTGGGCGAGATCGTTATTGCCCAAAGTATGTTTGATGAGCAAATTAAAAATACGCAAAATCAAATTTTAAAAAATAGTTTTCGGTTATTAAAAAAAACTACAAAGAAAGTTCAAGATATTATTATGAGTTTAAGGTTGGTTCCCATTAAACCTATATTTCAAAAGTTAGATAGAACAGCTCGAGATACTTCTGCGATGCTAAATAAGAAAATTAAAATAAATTTTTCTGGTGATAATACAGAAATTGATAAGTTTATTTTAGATGAATTGTCGGATCCTTTAATGCACATGGTTCGAAATGCGATTGATCATGGATTAGAATTTGAAGAAGAGCGTGAATTAAAAAATAAGTCAAAAAATGGAAATATTTATGTTAAAGCTTCTCACGAATCTGGGAATCTTGTCGTAGAAATTCAAGATGACGGTAAAGGACTGAATCCAAAAATTTTATATGACATTGGGGTTAAAAGAGGATTAATTAAAGAAGGGCAAACTTTAAGTGAAAATGAATGCTATGAGCTCATTTTCTTACCAGGATTTTCGACTAAAGAAGAAACAACCGAAATTTCAGGCCGTGGTGTAGGGATGGATGTTGTTAAAACAAATATATCAATGTTAAATGGAAATATTGATATATTCTCAAAGATAGATAAAGGGACAACATTTAAAATTAAAATTCCGCTTTCAATTGGAATTATGGACGCATTTATTGCAGAAATTGCAAATGATAAATTTGTTATTCCGGTTAGCCAAGTTATTGAGTGTCTAAGTTTAAGTAAAAGCAATGTAACAAAAATTTCAAGTTCAGATAAAGTCATTATTTTAAGAAATGAAGAAATTCCTATTATTGATCTTGCACTAGGTTTAAATTCAAAAATAAATGATTTAAAAAATAACACTGATAAAGTTATCATTATTACACAAAAAAATAATAAAAAAATTGGTGTCACAATAGATAAAATAATTTCAATTCAATCTGTAGTTACAAAATCAATTGGTGAAGAGCTGAGATGTGGAAAAGGGATTTCAGGAAGTGTTATTCTTGGTGATGGAAGGGTAGTTCCCATATTAGAAGTTTCAGATTTAGTTAGTGATAAATTATTTCAGCAAAACTTTCAAAGGAACTTGAGTAGGCAAAATTTATGACTGAAGATATAAAAAATTCAAATCAACTTTTTGGAAATGACAATCGTTATCTTTGCTTTAGTTTAGGAAGCGAACAATTTAGTATTCCCTTACTCCAAGTTAAGGAAGTGATTGGAATTCCTGAATTTACGCCAATTCCTTTTACCCCAAATTATTTTTGCGGTATTATGAATTTAAGAGGAAAAGTTATTAGTGTAATTGATCTCAGAAAAAAATTAAATATTCCATCTAAGGGAAAAGAAGAAAATTCTGTTATTGTATGCGATTTATCTTCAATAACTATTGGTGCTTTGGTAGATTCTGTTGATAATGTAATAAATATTGAAAAAGAAAAAATTCTTCCAAAACCCGAAATGCAATCAAGCATTAAAAATGATTACATAGATGGTTTAATAGAGTTTAAAAATAATTTAATTGTTTTAGTAAATTTGGCAAAAACTCTTAGTGTTGAAGATCTTGTTTATATTGAGAATAAGTAAGAATGAGGATTTTATGATGTTTTATAAAATTATGAATTCATCTCTAAAAGTGAAAATATTTATTTTAAATATTTCTGGAATAATTATTTTAGGTATTACATTTGTCATATTGTCTTTCATGAATTTTAATAGTCAAGAAGAACTAATTAAAAATAAATTATTTCTTACTTCCGACAATCTTTCAGATTCTATTCAAGATCAATTTTATGAAAGATATGGTGATGTGAAAACATTTTCATTGCACTTTAAAAATTTTACAACAAATTCAAGAGAATATGTAAACTATTTAAATCAAATTGTAAAATTTTATGGAATTTATAGCATAATTACTGTATGCGATTTAAATGGCAGATTGCTGAGTGTAAATGATGAATCTCCTGACGGAAAAAAAATAAATAGTGAAATATTGTATAAAGATAATTTTTCTAAAACGAATTGGTTTCAGGAGACTATACAGAAAAAATTTCTTGAAGATACAAAAAAAGATTTTACGGGAGTGAATTTTCAGGATGCATATTTTGATGACTATATTGAGAAAGTATATAAAGAAAAAACGTACTCGACAACTTTTTCAACCTTTATATATAATTCGAAAGGGGATCCCATTGGCATTATCAGTACTCATCCTAATTTTAGCTGGGTTGAAGCTGTAGTAACAAGAGTCTATGATAATTACTTAAAATCAAATTATAAATCATTTCAGGTCACTTTATTAAATAAAAGTGGTGATGTTATTCTTGATTATAATCCGTCACAAAATAATGATAAAAAAGAAATTCAGCACGATGAAAAAATATTAAACAGTTATAATTTGTTAAAAGCGGGGCAACCGGCAGCAGAAAAACTTTTTCAAGGAGAAGAAGGGACTCTTGAATCGAAAAATTCAAGGACAGGAAATAATCAAATTCAAGCATTTAAGAAAGTCATTGGTCCCAAAATTGTAGATGAATTAGGCTGGAAAGTTTTAGTAAGAGTCAATGCAAGTGAAGTCTATTCAACTATTATAAATAGTAAAATTACATTTTTTATTTCGTTTATTCTTATATTTTCTTTAATTGTTTTTATGAGCCTATTTTTTAGTAAAAATCTTGGAGAAAAACTTAAGATGGTTGCGCGAAATCTTGCGGTAGGAAATCAAAAACTAAATAAAACATCGAGTGGAGCATCAGTAGATAGTCAACAACTGTCTGCTTCTGCAATTGAGCAAGCAGCGGCATTGCAAGAGACCGTGACTGCGGTGAATCAAATTAATGCCATGATGAACAAAACTTCAGAAATGGCTTCAATTTCAAGAAAAAAATCAGATGAAAATAAGTCAAAGGTCACAAAAGGAAAAAATATAGTTCGTAATATGGTTGAATCAATTTCAAATATTAAGAGTAGTAATACTAATATAATGGATCAAGTTATAGAAGGAAATAAAAGAATTTCTGAAATTGTTAAAGTTATAGCAGAAATTGAAAGCAAAACAAAGGTTATTAATGAAATTGTTTTTCAAACGAAATTACTTTCATTTAATGCTTCTGTTGAAGCAGCTAGAGCGGGTGAGCATGGCAGAGGTTTTTCTGTTGTTGCAGAAGAAGTAGGGAATTTGGCTCAAATGAGTGGGAATGCTTCTAAAGAAATTTCATCCATGTTAGAGAATAGCATTCATAAGGTTACAAATATAATTGACGATACGAAAGTGAATATTGAAAAAATATTGAATATTTCTAAAGATGCTATGAAAAGTGGAGAAGATATTAGCAAAGAATGTGCCTTAATTTTTGAAGAAATTTTTGATAATACAGAGGAAGTAAATAATTTAGTATATGAAATTGCGAATTCTGCTCAGGAGCAGGCAAAGGGTGTTAATGAAATCACTCATGCCATGCATGAGTTGGATTCTGTAACTCATCAAAATTCAAATATTGCTCAAAAATCAGCACAGACTGCTGAAGAATTACTAAATCAGAGTTATGAAATAGAGCAAATGGCTTCGCATCTATTAAAAATTATAGATGGTGATAATATAAGTAGCACAGGAATAGATAAAGATAAGGGCACTCCCAATTCGGGGCATAATTTAAGACAATTCCAAAATCTGAATACTCAAAATTATGAAGCTAAGAGTGATAAATTTAAAGTAGATGGCAAAAAAGCGACTTCTATTAAGCCTCAAAATACACCACAAGATGTTAATGGGAAAGTAAAAACACCTCAACCAGATGAGGTTCCTTCTTACAATGACCCTAGATTCGAGGAGCTCTAATGGATTATGAATGGGATTCCTTAATAAAAAAAATCTCTAGTATTGCGCAGCAAGAGACAGGCAATCAGATAAATGAAAAAAATTATTCTATGGTTGAATCGAGATTGTCTAAAAGATTAAGTATACTCGGTATTGCTACTCCAAAAGAATATTTGAAATACTTAGAGTCTAATTTTGAAACTGAAAAAAAATCTCTAGTCTCACTTTTAACAACTCATCACACTTACTTCTTTAGAGAATATTTTCATTTTGAGGATATTGAGAAGCATTTATTAAAGAGCATTTTAGAAAATAAAAAAGATAAAGTCATTCGTATTTGGAGTTCTGCGAGCAGTCAAGGACAAGAAGCATATTCCTTATCAATGTTTTTTTATAAATTAAAGAAAGAAAATTTATTAAGTGGTTGTGAATATAAAATTTTAGGAACCGACATTGATCATAAATCAATTCAGAATGCACAGAACTCTGTTTATTTTTATAAAGAGTTATCTCAAATACCAATGACTTTTATTCATGGAAATTGGGTAAGGGGTTTGGGATCAATTAGAGATTTTGTAAAACCTAAAAAGCATATTAAAGATCCTATTACTTTTGAAGAGGCAAATTTATTAAAACTAGGTAATAAATATACAAGTGAAAAGTTTGATATTATCTTTTGTCGTAATGTCTTAATTTATTTCAACCAAGATCAGGTTCATGAAATTATTAATAGTTTATTAAGCCGTTTAGAACCTTATGGGATTTTAGTTCTTGGAATTAGTGAGTCAATTTTAGGAATGAATTTGCCAGTAAAACTTTTGTCAAATTCCATTTATCGTCATAAAGACTATCTAGAAAATGAAAAAATAATAATAGAGGAAGTTAAAAAGGTAGAAAAAAAATTTATCCGTGTGTTGTGCGTTGATGATTCTCCCACAATTTTAGTTTTATTAAAAAAGATTTTAACAAAAGATAAGGGCTTTGAAGTTGTAGCAACCGCTGCTAATGCAAAAGAAGCTCGTGAACAAATGAAAAAGAACTCCGTGGATATTATGACATTAGATATTCACATGCCCGAAGAAACTGGAATTGACTATTTAAAGTCTGATTTTGTAAAGGGGCAACATCCACCTGTATTGATTGTAAGTTCTATTGAACGCGATGGAACATCAATTGCTAAAACAGCTTTGGATCTTGGTGCTTCTGATTATGTTGAGAAACCTGATTTAAAAAATATTGAGGAATCTAGTGAAGAAATTTGTTTTAAGCTTGAAACGATATTTGATGAAAATAAAAATGATAAAACTATAAAAACCAACAAAATTAAATCTGAAGTATTGATAAATGA is a window encoding:
- a CDS encoding response regulator; the protein is MSNKVLIVDDAKTIRQQVNFTLSKGGFEVIEAVDGLDGIEKLKANTDVKAIVSDINMPNMDGLAMVAAINSNASLPHPPILILTTEGANEMVQQAKKAGASGWIIKPFKPEVLLEAVKKLIS
- a CDS encoding GAF domain-containing sensor histidine kinase translates to MPKNEKSRLNDLKRYKVLDTPPEFHFDELTKLASLICDTPIALISLVDEERQWFKSKVGLEVNETPRDVSFCSHAIEQDKEFIVEDALNDARFKDNPLVLEEPKIRFYAGIPLKSSNGYNIGTLCVIDKKERKLDERQIEILKSLSKQAMNYIEMYKKIFEMLHVKNSLIQAERINSALNLAAGISHEINNPLAIMLGKLEILKERVNEDEVIEKEELLKDFSSIANAGTRITKIVKGLRMFSQCDENEAFGKAKFSEIWESILMICEKRIKDKGIDLKIDEYPNILIHCKFINICHAIYNIIINAFDSIKHLDTKWIHIKFIEDLKNNNINIRIIDSGNGIPPNIKEKMMEPFFSTKEINVSKGLGLSIARGIFEENKGKLNYDEKCQNTCFVITLPFIKK
- a CDS encoding chemotaxis protein CheA, which produces MDEDFEKELRNTFFQEADINTEESEEVYLQFSENTPMDLLSRSFRLAHNLKGSAKAVGFAKIADILHHLESLLLRLKKKELEINNNIINTLLKTNDKLKEMISNYKINMDYNPDISEIIHEISNIIHQENKELTNDQASNVVIESIEKQSDEELQPNQEFGFFAKNEPSKSPKNEIHKVKKDITDDVIRIPLVKIEKLQNYVGEIVIAQSMFDEQIKNTQNQILKNSFRLLKKTTKKVQDIIMSLRLVPIKPIFQKLDRTARDTSAMLNKKIKINFSGDNTEIDKFILDELSDPLMHMVRNAIDHGLEFEEERELKNKSKNGNIYVKASHESGNLVVEIQDDGKGLNPKILYDIGVKRGLIKEGQTLSENECYELIFLPGFSTKEETTEISGRGVGMDVVKTNISMLNGNIDIFSKIDKGTTFKIKIPLSIGIMDAFIAEIANDKFVIPVSQVIECLSLSKSNVTKISSSDKVIILRNEEIPIIDLALGLNSKINDLKNNTDKVIIITQKNNKKIGVTIDKIISIQSVVTKSIGEELRCGKGISGSVILGDGRVVPILEVSDLVSDKLFQQNFQRNLSRQNL
- a CDS encoding chemotaxis protein CheW, with the translated sequence MTEDIKNSNQLFGNDNRYLCFSLGSEQFSIPLLQVKEVIGIPEFTPIPFTPNYFCGIMNLRGKVISVIDLRKKLNIPSKGKEENSVIVCDLSSITIGALVDSVDNVINIEKEKILPKPEMQSSIKNDYIDGLIEFKNNLIVLVNLAKTLSVEDLVYIENK
- a CDS encoding methyl-accepting chemotaxis protein, coding for MFYKIMNSSLKVKIFILNISGIIILGITFVILSFMNFNSQEELIKNKLFLTSDNLSDSIQDQFYERYGDVKTFSLHFKNFTTNSREYVNYLNQIVKFYGIYSIITVCDLNGRLLSVNDESPDGKKINSEILYKDNFSKTNWFQETIQKKFLEDTKKDFTGVNFQDAYFDDYIEKVYKEKTYSTTFSTFIYNSKGDPIGIISTHPNFSWVEAVVTRVYDNYLKSNYKSFQVTLLNKSGDVILDYNPSQNNDKKEIQHDEKILNSYNLLKAGQPAAEKLFQGEEGTLESKNSRTGNNQIQAFKKVIGPKIVDELGWKVLVRVNASEVYSTIINSKITFFISFILIFSLIVFMSLFFSKNLGEKLKMVARNLAVGNQKLNKTSSGASVDSQQLSASAIEQAAALQETVTAVNQINAMMNKTSEMASISRKKSDENKSKVTKGKNIVRNMVESISNIKSSNTNIMDQVIEGNKRISEIVKVIAEIESKTKVINEIVFQTKLLSFNASVEAARAGEHGRGFSVVAEEVGNLAQMSGNASKEISSMLENSIHKVTNIIDDTKVNIEKILNISKDAMKSGEDISKECALIFEEIFDNTEEVNNLVYEIANSAQEQAKGVNEITHAMHELDSVTHQNSNIAQKSAQTAEELLNQSYEIEQMASHLLKIIDGDNISSTGIDKDKGTPNSGHNLRQFQNLNTQNYEAKSDKFKVDGKKATSIKPQNTPQDVNGKVKTPQPDEVPSYNDPRFEEL
- the cheB gene encoding chemotaxis-specific protein-glutamate methyltransferase CheB encodes the protein MDYEWDSLIKKISSIAQQETGNQINEKNYSMVESRLSKRLSILGIATPKEYLKYLESNFETEKKSLVSLLTTHHTYFFREYFHFEDIEKHLLKSILENKKDKVIRIWSSASSQGQEAYSLSMFFYKLKKENLLSGCEYKILGTDIDHKSIQNAQNSVYFYKELSQIPMTFIHGNWVRGLGSIRDFVKPKKHIKDPITFEEANLLKLGNKYTSEKFDIIFCRNVLIYFNQDQVHEIINSLLSRLEPYGILVLGISESILGMNLPVKLLSNSIYRHKDYLENEKIIIEEVKKVEKKFIRVLCVDDSPTILVLLKKILTKDKGFEVVATAANAKEAREQMKKNSVDIMTLDIHMPEETGIDYLKSDFVKGQHPPVLIVSSIERDGTSIAKTALDLGASDYVEKPDLKNIEESSEEICFKLETIFDENKNDKTIKTNKIKSEVLINDNPIRLLIVDDSPTIRLQLKNILSKNSNILVVGEVEDPRQLENQIKLLRPDVITLDINMPHLSGIDVLKLIIPQYKIPTIVVSALNMEEGSLVLEALELGAVDFFHKPNFANLESEGKNLIDKIFQVKSAKILSRKFKSIQNTDSGFQIDDNYLIAIGSSTGGTEALKHILQQLPSQIPPIVVVQHIPEIFSKALADRLNSICPFEVIEAKNGDIIEKNKVYIAPGNMQMKLIQNKYSLQIKIEQSPTVNGHRPSVDVLFGSIAELNLNKTIGIILTGMGNDGAKGLKKLKESGAKTIAQNEETCVVFGMPKEAIKLNAVDYVEPIENIANKIYNLAKTNNSI